In Cutaneotrichosporon cavernicola HIS019 DNA, chromosome: 1, one DNA window encodes the following:
- a CDS encoding uncharacterized protein (POT family), with translation MFTRIRQVFSSRGAYELVAETEDHAIRRAPTAAESTFRRVPAAVPLIAHLLALVEFAERASYYGVSGVFANFVQRPLPPGSTTGAPAKGSDTPPGALGMGLRASATVGGALADVRWGKFRTIAVGTAVSGVAHVLCVWAAIPSVLLSGTAFLPFIISVILLGGATGLIKANIAPLMGQQYVHEDYVATVDGERVVVEREATVQKIMAAYYLSINVGAFFAVASTFAEKYVGFWLAYLIPGVIFFLMPPLLYFVNPYLEPEPAPSSAALRDAYHILRRAVKSEPPSAAEYELASDGEVGHGVEPKGGDVKQALLACKLFLFFAIYNIADGGLNTIMTSMAGAMTTNGVPNDVLEKANPFAIVLAIPLLNKFVYPFLEARNIPHGPVRRIVAGFILAAAGMLWCALLQFAVYRTSPCGFEATTCDEVSPLSAWLVLPAPLLTGASEAIACVSALELAFTMSPPGLRSIVTSLFLFTQAISAILVLAFLPLMHDPLLVWTFLLAAVLTLGSAAGVWRMFQFLDDERS, from the exons tcccaccgccgccgagtCCACTTTTCGCCGCGTCCCCGCCGCTGTCCCGCTCATCGCGCACCTTCTAGCCCTTGTCGAGTTCGCTGAGCGTGCCTCGTACTATGGCGTATCTGGCGTCTTCGCGAACTTTGTGCAACGTCCACTCCCGCCAGGGAGTACCACGGGTGCGCCAGCGAAAGGGAGCGACACGCCGCCCGGCGCGTTGGGAATGGGCCTGCGTGCCAGTGCGACC GTTGGCGGGGcactcgccgacgtgcGGTGGGGCAAGTTCCGGACTATCGCTGTGGGCACCGCCGTATCAGGGGTGGCCCACGTACTCTGCGTCTGGG CGGCAATCCCCTCCGTGTTGCTGTCCGGGAccgccttccttcccttcaTCATTTCCGTCATCTTACTTGGTGGAGCGACTG gcctCATCAAGGCGAACATCGCCCCACTTATGGGGCAGCAGTACGTCCACGAGGACTATGTCGCGACCGTGGACGGggaacgcgtcgtcgtcgagagGGAAG ccacCGTGCAGAAGATCATGGCCGCGTACTACCTCTCGATCAACGTCGGCGCGTTCTTCGCCGTCGCATCAACATTCGCAGAGAAG TACGTCGGGTTCTGGCTGGCGTACCTAATACCGGGCGTCATCTTCTTCCTGATGCCGCCTCTCCTCTACTTCGTGAACCCATATCtggagccagagccagcaccttcctccgccgcccTGCGTGACGCGTACCACATCCTCCGTCGCGCGGTCAAGAGCGAACCACCCAGCGCGGCCGAGTATGAGCTCGCAagcgatggcgaggtcggaCACGGCGTCGAGCCCAAGGGCGGCGATGTGAAGCAGGCGCTGCTGGCGTGCAAGTTGTTTCTCTTCTTCGCGATCTACAACATTGCCGACGGGGGCCTGAACACGATCATGACGAGCATGGCCGGGGCCATGACGACGAAT GGTGTCCCGaacgacgtcctcgagaaAGC CAACCCGTTCGCGATCGTGCTCGCGATCCCACTGCTTAACAAGTTCGTGTACCCGTTCCTCGAGGCCCGCAATATACCCCATGGGCCTGTGCGTCGCATCGTCGCAGGATTCATCCTTGCTGCAGCAGGGATGCTGTGGTGTGCGCTGCTCCAGTTCGCA GTCTACAGGACATCTCCTTGCGGATTCGAGGCCACGACGTGCGATGAAGTATCGCCTCTG AGCGCATGGCTCGTCCTTCCCGCGCCCCTGCTTACtggcgcgagcgaggcAATCGCCTGCGTTtccgcgctcgagctcgcgttcACGATGTCACCTC CTGGCCTCCGTTCGATTGTCACGTCTCTCTTCTTGTTCACGCAGGCCATTTCGGCGATCCTCGTCCTGGCGTTCCTCCCACTCATGCACGACCCTCTATTGGTCTGGACGTTTCTGCTTGCT gctgTCCTCACGCTCGGCTCTGCCGCCGGCGTGTGGCGCATGTTCCAGTTCCTGGATGACGAGCGCTCATGA
- a CDS encoding uncharacterized protein (SNARE associated Golgi protein): MTSNAYDYAPHSQPHNDNRHNYNVPSPNPSLLDDRHGTPLSSHSPAGSTVPLRPESAYGGHSRDDPSYPAYAHYEMPAAPIQRTPSQPNDLKHGELPDGWTKEDEEDEKEFLKAGLFRWRDLYAWRFWIRLEWWYWYIILIVCTVLVILMTVYHDQLVKWLTPAAEWMRDLPAGWTIPIAIMFVISFPPLFGHEIVAIICGIVWGLWIGFGIVAAGTLAGEIGNYYAFKYCLRSRAEKYENKNITYHCLSYVMREGGFWIVFMARLSAIPGHLTTAVFATCGMPFWIFLTATVLTLPKQLVTVYLGVLILNKDRSTKSKIISYAVLAVGFLVTIYAAWYIWHHMHKVRVHVWRIRRMQMASRGIALGEVGYARDPDEAEVSTPILSTHPHRSSTKHGGLGVPVGAFDRDRASYVNPYDIRYDREGDMSIYHVDAMTERVHLEEDIADRMRRARSPPPAVPAVPAMPQQYRPQPGFPQAAPSGLTREPSSASFYQPATQPLAIPSAFPVAAPAPAAHEHYGGRI, encoded by the exons ATGACCTCCAACGCGTACGATTACGCCCCGCACTCCCAACCGCATAACGACAACCGACACAATTACAACGTACCCtcccccaacccctcctTGCTGGATGACAGGCACGGCACGCCGTTGAGCTCTCACTCGCCAGCCGGCTCGACGGTGCCCCTGCGCCCCGAAAGCGCGTACGGCGGCCACTCGCGCGATGACCCATCCTACCCTGCTTACGCGCACTACGAGAtgcccgccgcgccgatTCAACGTACCCCGAGCCAGCCTAATGACCTTAAGCACGGCGAGCTGCCGGACGGATGGACaaaggaggacgaggaggacgagaaaGAGTTCCTCAAGGCTGGACTGTTCCGCTGGCGCGACCTGTACGCGTGGCGTTTCTGGATCCGCCTTGAGTGGTGGT actGGTATATCATCCTGATCGTGTGTACagtcctcgtcatcctcatGACCGTGTACCACGATCAGCTGGTCAAATGGCTTACTCCGGCCGCGGAGTGGATGCGCGACCTCCCAGCCGGATGGACCATTCCGATTGCCATCATGTTCGTCATCTCCTTTCCCCCCTTGTTCGGACACGAG ATCGTCGCAATCATCTGCGGTATCGTGTGGGGCCTCTGGATCGGTTTCGGCAttgtcgccgccggcaccCTGGCTGGCGAGATTGGCAACTACTACGCGTTCAAGTACTGCCTGCGCTCGCGTGCCGAAAAGTACGAGAACAAGAACATCACATACCACTGCCTGTCGTATGTGATGCGCGAAGGTGGTTTCTGGATCGTCTTCATGGCCCGTCTCTCCGCCATCCCAGGCCACTTGACTACGGCCGTGTTCGCGACGTGCGGCATGCCCTTTTGGATCTTCCTCACTGCGACTGTCCTCACGCTGCCCAAACAGCTCGTTACTGTCTATCTCGGTGTGCTCATCCTCAACAAAGACAGGAGCACAAAGTCCAAGATTATCTCGTACGCCGTCTTGGCCGTTGGCTTCC TCGTGACCATCTACGCCGCCTGGTACATCTGGCACCACATGCACAAGGTGCGCGTGCACGTCTGGCGTATCCGACGCATGCAGATGGCGAGCCGCGGCATCGCTCTCGGTGAAGTCGGGTACGCACGCGACCccgacgaggctgaggtgTCCACTCCTATCCTCTCGACCCACCCCCACCGCAGCTCGACCAAGCatggcggcctcggcgtgcCTGTGGGCGCTTtcgaccgcgaccgtgCATCCTACGTCAACCCCTACGATATCAGATACGACCGCGAAGGCGACATGAGCATCTACCACGTCGACGCGATGACCGAGCGTGTCCACCTTGAGGAGGACATCGCGGACCGCATGCGTCGCGCAcgctcgccacctccaGCCGTGCCAGCCGTGCCAGCCATGCCGCAGCAGTACAGGCCACAACCTGGGTTCCCGCAGGCTGCACCGAGTGGGCTCACGCGCGAGCCGTCCTCAGCGAGCTTCTACCAGCCCGCCACACAACCACTAGCCATCCCTTCAGCATTCCCCGTTGCTGCACCCGCACCAGCAGCGCACGAGCATTACGGTGGGCGGATCTAG
- a CDS encoding uncharacterized protein (Phytanoyl-CoA dioxygenase (PhyH)) — protein MAPVSIETKTQTQAPTPKTLKLRAQDPFPDLTTKGYTVVPGVISKEKAEYYVDEMYKWLESFGKGFKGDDRSTWHIPNVPKFDKGGLYHRYGVAHEQFAWDIRSEPGVIDAFAKIWDTDELIVSYDSVNISLPYGSELSAEAGKPWPHSDQSPTRCFKHCVQGIVNLYPNGPLDGGLMVLEGSTALFEEYFRTHENLMPEEGWPTADWWQHDESHLDWFYERGCTWTKVEAGPGDLILWDSRTVHYGDAARGTEPRIATYVCYKPIKNIRDQKLQEKRECFAKSWGTSHDPLEFRITAARFKGWELTEGERIEPRTKPVLSHRAQQLAGLVPY, from the exons ATGGCACCTGTTTCGATCGAGACCAAGACGCAGACCCAGGCGCCGACCCCGAAGACGCTCAAGTTGCGCGCCCAAGACCCGTTCCCCGACCTTACTACCAAGGGT TACACTGTCGTTCCGGGCGTTATCagcaaggagaaggccgagtACTATGTCGACGAGATGTACAAGTGGCTTGAGAGCTT TGGCAAGGGCTTCAAGGGCGATGACCGCTCGACTTGGCATATCCCCAACGTGCCCAAGTTTGACAAGGGCGGTCTGTACCACCGCTACGGGGTTGCGCACGAGCAGTTTGCGTGGGACATCCGCTCCGAGCCTGGAGTCATCGACGCCTTTGCCAAGATCTGGGACACTGACGAGCTGATCGTTTCCTACGACAGTGTGAACATCTCGCTTCCCTACGGTTCCGAACTCAGCGCTGAGGCGGGCAAGCCATGGCCGCACAGCGACCAGTCGCCGACCCGCTGCTTCAAGCACTGCGTCCAGGGAATTGTCAACCTGTACCCCAACGGACCtctcgacggcggcctcATGGTTCTTGAAGGAAGCACCGCGCTGTTCGAGGAGTACTTCCGCACGCATGAGAACCTCATGCCCGAGGAGGGATGGCCGACCGCCGACTGGTGGCAGCACGACGAATCTCACCTCGACTGGTTCTACGAGCGCGGATGCACGTGGACAAAGGTCGAGGCTGGTCCTGGCGACCTTATTCTCTGGGACTCGCGGACTGTTCATTACGGTGACGCAGCACGGGGAACCGAGCCCCGTATCGCTACGTATGTGTGCTATAAGCCCATCAAGAATATTCGGGACCAGAAGCTACAGGAGAAGCGGGAATGCTTTGCCAAGTCGTGGGGAACGAGCCATGACCCTCTTG AATTCCGCATCACCGCTGCTCGGTTCAAGGGATGGGAACTCACCGAGGGAGAGCGCATAGAGCCCCGCACAAAGCCTGTGCTCTCCCACCGTGCGCAGCAGCTGGCCGGCCTTGTGCCCTACTAG